DNA from Garra rufa chromosome 5, GarRuf1.0, whole genome shotgun sequence:
ggcCTCCATATGACTTCTAGTATAGCTGGCTATCCTTTCTATACCCTAAACCTTACAGGTTGGCatatttagattttaattaaGATTTTACTTGCTACGTTTATGTGTAAATGATCATACTCAAGTTGTCTTTTGTACTGTATTTGTGAGGATTTTTTTCAGAAAGCACTCTATAATAGCAGCAGAAGAACACAGATACTGTTTTTTGTGTTGCAGGTGAGACAGGCTCAGGTAAAACCACCCAGATACCGCAGTACCTGTATGAGGCTGGCATCGGCCGGCAGGGCATCATCGCCATCACTCAGCCCCGCCGTGTCGCCGCCATATCGCTGGCTGGACGAGTCGCCGAAGAGAAGAAAGTTCAACTCGGAAAACTGGTGTGTTTTTATGACTAAAGATTAAAATAAACCCCATATTCTTGATTTGCATCATCTTGAATTGGATATAAATGTCAGTGTGTGATGCATTTCTCATTTCTGTAATTGCTCAGGTGGGCTACACGGTGCGTTTTGAAGACGTCACATCGTCGGAGACCAAGCTGAAGTTCATGACGGATGGGATGTTGTTGCGGGAAGCGATTGGTGATCCATTATTACTGCGCTATACCGTGGTGATCCTGGACGAGGCTCACGAGCGCACCGTTCACACAGATGTGCTGTTCGGCGTGGTGAAGGCCGCTCAACGCAAACGTGTTGAACAGAACAAAATACATCTGAAGGTACGAGAGAATCTGacttattcctatgatcaaactAAGACATTTATTAGAATTAGAAATACTCTTAAGATCAAACTtagactttattaaaaaaaaataagcactGTTAAGTTCATTCTAAGACATTTATTAGAATCAGAAATACTCCTAAGATCAAACTAAGACATTTATTTGACTCTGAAAAACTCCTTAGATCAAACTAGGACATTTATTAGAATAAGAAATGCTTTTAAGTTCAAACTAAGATGTTTGTTTGACTCAGAAATACTCTTAAGATCAAACTAAGACATTTATTGGTTTCTGAAATACGCTTAAGATCAAACTAAGACATTTATTTGACTCTGAAATACTCCTAAGATCAGACTAAGACATTTATTAGTTTGAACTTAAAAGCATTTCTTATTCTTAAAGATGATTTCTGAGTCAAATAAATGTCTTAGTTTGATCTTAAGCGTATTTCAGAAACCAATAAATGTCTTAGTTTGATCTTAAGAGTATTTCTGAGTCAAACAAACATCTTAGTTTGAACTTAAAAGCATTTCTTATTCTAAGATGTTTGTTTGACTCAGAAATACTCTTAAGATCAAACTAAGACATTTATTTGACTCAGAAATCATCTTTAAGAATAAGAAATACTTTAAAGTTCAAACTAAGACATTTATTAGAATTATAAATACTTTTAAGATCAAACTGATatgtttattacaatttaaaatactttaaGATCAAACTAAGatgtttattacaatttaaaatactttaaGATCAAACTAAGATGTTTGTTCAAATCATAAATGCTCTTAAGATCAAACTAAGATGTTTATTAGAAAAGTTGCAATGATTAATTCACAGTAGTAcatttttgttaacatttttgtatttttttttgcatgttttagcttttttttttaaattgcgtcTATCATCATTCAttcatcatttttatttcagttaattttttatttcagtttttattgttgttttcgcTAATATTGTGAACTTtattgaaaaatacattttttaattttaatttctgggcctcctcattaaggggtcacacttggctccctcgcggtcaaaagtgaccgaagccttaaaaagtaacttttttttttcttcaggaaaatcaattaaatatatttttgttcaataatattttgtaattattatttagaattttgagcattttttatgaatctatgcaatatttatacagttttaatgagcaattttttcccagtagaattatattttatattatattttttaattaattatgtatttattatttttcaaaaaatacaacatttcacattaaaatagagtaaaagcatttaaaatccatttttttaaagtgaaaattgcaccatctagtggcataaaaaataaacttgtgtaatgccatgtaaactcctgtgtctccctatatacatatatacaggggctttgggattcctattgttttttttctttttactgtttcttcattttattaggctttgcatttagaaatatattcagacattctaaaagatacattttggcaaggtttagatatttttttgattggataaatatcaggttttgcatttttctgcttatttctgtgtgtctgtgtgtgtgtctgtgtgtgtgtgtgtgcgcgtgtgtgtgcgtgtgtgtgtcagttctgtacttttgttattttagagtgtcagtccttgcttgctgaacacttcttttcagcacagttgctcatttgtagcttgtattaccaaaagattatctgaattatcacattttttcgtatttcccattcatttcctatgtcggtcatttctgaccgcgaaggagccaagtgtgactattttttttttgaccctttaacatatccgaatcatgtcactgatttttttttgtactcacatagctaatgcaacaaaagtcaccaagcgtcatctcattctgatgaagctacgatttttaaaaattcaaaacataaaatttttcggtcaaaaatgaccgaagaggcccagagggttaacatttcagattttttttttcaatatgtttatatagtttttatttcagtttcagtcaTTTAATTTGTtaagctaaataaaaaagcaaaatgtTGCCTTGAATAAAATAAGCTATTTcagttttgttattaaaatttttCTATTACCTTAACTAATTGAAATATATGGATTTgctttttaaattaacattttagtattttttgcatttttcataTAGTCacatacttttacatttttgttttcttttcattttcgttaacattttagttaaaattgtttgttttgtcttttttcccccgaaaaagacaaaacaatgactgtttttttttccagctacTGAAATAAAAGCTAAGCTAAATAAAATGGCGAAATGTTGCCTtgaataaaataagttttaataaaaGTTCATGTTTTTAATACTAAATTACTGCAATTCATTCAGTCTGAACTGTACAGTCTCCATTTGGTATGTTTTTATgaactttaaattttaaatttgaaaaacATTCTCATTTAACAATTTAACTGTGATGTCATCATTGTAATATTTGCATTCTGGACTCTGATTGGTCAGAAGTTTATATTCAGTCATCTATATTCACCTTTACGCTGCAGAGATGCTGTAATATTTACTGCAATGAATGAATGCTGTTGATCTGTAGGTTGTTGTGATGTCTGCCACCATGGACGTGGATCTGTTCTCACAGTACTTCAACAAATCGCCGGTTCTGTATCTGGAGGGCCGACAGCATCCCATTCAGATCTACTACACCAAACAGACTCAGACCGACTATCTGCAGGCAGCGCTGGTCTCCATATTTCAGATTCACCAGGTCCATCCTTGCTCACACAATCACATACACATGACAGATTACATAGACATCTGAGCACATCTTTGACCTGTAATAAGTTGTAATGTGTATTTTGGATTGATTGATGTGTGTGTATTAATTTGTGTTATTTGTAGTGTAGGataattttcagattttattttattttattttttaaaaaaatcctaaaaaaacttattttacttACTTATTACTTATTTCCTTATTTTCTACTTgatacttgaaaaaaaaaagaacgtattttctttttaaaaattattcttattttctttgaaaaatgatacttattttcttattttaaaacatatatatttttctaaaaaaaaacatacttatttccttttatactatttaaaaagaaatatttattgCTGTTTGTATAAATGATACTTGGGAAAAAACgatacttattttcttttaaaaaaatacaaatgtctttaaaaaagtttttttttctttacaatcaatacataatttcttaaaatatgcttaatttcctaaaaaaaaaaaacatgaaaaacaaattttctttaataaaaagtttatttatagtacttattttctttaaaacattataaaaaaaacaatacttatttttattaaaaaatgttttctttaaaatacataattattttttattcttatttatattttcttattttctttaaaaatctatattttccTCGAAAAACAATACTcactttcataaaaaaatatatataaataataaagcaacactttttaaaataacaattataatttatttggaaaattctagaaaaagtattttcttttttaaaaatgatactttttttaaacaatacttttaattaacttatttttaaaaaaaaatcaactataattattaaacaatttttctttacaaaagaatatatagcagtgttgttttcgtcaacgatgacgccactttttttcatgacgataacgagacgatgacgagataaaaatggctcgttgatgactaaaacatgacgagacgtgtgtgaggtttcgttgacgagacgagaatagacgaaaatgttagtgggtggtacgtcagacgtttaaaatgcatgacatttctgcttattgtgcatgccaattaaaacttaaaaagtatcttacgctatggcaagccgttttagcattaaatactctttgctatactagtatggcaagccgttttagcattccatccttgtttgtcttttatgtctaaaaccattccttcattattgtaattattggtgaaaatagttgatccggaagctcacattgtgttgaactatagatctgctattttcagaacttataagtgacactacccaacagccaaatgcttactgacctacattaatttgttaaaagactactttttcccctttttttgactaaaactagactaaaacctttttgacttttcgtcaactaaaattggactaaaactatcacatttagaagtgactaaaattggactaaaactatcacatatagaagtgactaaaatttgactaaaactaagaagcattttagtccaaaagactaagactaagactaaatctaagatggttgtcaaaaacaacacttatatatagtttatttattttttaagatattATTTATTCTCTTAAAACATGGTGCTTATTTTATTAGGAAGCTCCACCGTCGCATGATATCCTGGTGTTCATGACGGGTCAGGAGGAGATTGAAGCGCTGGCTCGCACCTGTCGGGACATTTCCAAACACCTGCCTGAGACCTGCGTCCCGATGACGGTCGTCCCGCTTTACGCCTCGCTGCCGCCCGTCCAGCAGCTCCGAGTGTTTCATCCCGCGCCCAAGGTCACTACAGCAGCCGCACACTTACTTTGACAACACCTGACGCTTTCCACTCACTCTCCTGTCTGTGCGTTACAGGGATCCAGGAAGGTGGTTATCTCCACAAACATCGCGGAAACATCCATCACCATCTCGGGCATCAAATACGTCATTGACACGGGGATGGTGAAAGCCAAACGCTACAATCCAGGTCAGACTCTCATCCCTCTCAAATCTCTGAGGCTCACTCGTGTGTTGAATATTCTGTAAGTATGATGGTCATTTGTTGTTGTGTTGAATCAGACAGCGGTCTGGAGGTGTTAGCGGTCCAGCGCGTGTCTAAAGCTCAGGCGTGGCAGCGCGCCGGTCGAGCCGGGAGAGAAGACGCCGGTTCATGTTACCGTCTCTACACTGAAGAGGAGTTTGACAACTTTACCAACATGACCGTACCCGAGATACAGAGGTACAGCTACACCGTCTGTCAATAGAAgtcatgtgtgaccctggaccacaaaactagtcttaagtagcatgggtgtatttgtagcaatagccaaaaatacattttatgcatCAAAATGATCAATGTTTCAATGCCTTTCAATATATTTCCTGAggaaatgtatcaaaacttactttttgattagaaaaaagcattgctaagaacttcatttggacaattttaaagactcttatgattggttttgtggtccagggtcacatatgccgtTCACACAGGATGTTTTTTTGCTTAAATTTatatgcaagtttttttttttattgtttgtatcTGGTCACagaaatttaaaaacattttgtttttatttttacttatttcttaaaaaaacatttatatttatcttctttaaaaaagttatacttgttttgttttttttgggaaaaacaatACAGATTTTCttcaattatatttattttcctAGAAATACTTTCTTTCTATAAAAAAGTGTacttgtacttattttttaaaaGATGTGTTTTATGTTACATGTTTCATGTTTTTAGGTTGCTCAACACAatttatttaaagtgcaaaaaagtgatatttattttcatttaaaaaattagaCTTTTTCCAACTCTTCCCAATCCTATTTTCATAGGAATAATGTGCttgttttttattatatgtttttcttagaaaaatgATACTTTTCTTACAGATATagatgcattggtaagaacttcattaggacaactttagaggcaattttctcaatatttcgatatttttgcaccctcagattacagattttcaaatagttgtatcccagccaaatattgtctatcctaacaaaccatacatcaatggaaagcttatttatttcgttttttttagatgatgtataaatttatAATTGCGAATAGTTTACGCTTATgatttgttttgtggtccaggttgaCATATGACGTTCACACAGTtaagtgttatttattttaattgtttgtaTCTGGTCAcataaatttaaaagcattttggtCTTATTTGAAGTGCAAAAAAGCGCTActtattttctttctttgtaCTTGTCGTATTTTATTGAAGTTTTTAGGTGGCTTGAAAACACTTTTCCAAATCAAAAATTCACATTTAATTTTATcggacatgcaaaaaaaaaaaaagacaccaaATAAAGACactcattttttaaaaagaaaatatgtgttaaacatattttttaatatgcttattttttattaaaaaaaactattgtttgtcaggtttataaaaaaatatgtttaaggGTGCTGTGTGCAATTAAAAAACCATTCTGTTTCATTTCGTCTGTCTGTGTTTGAATGCAGGAACATATTTGATTTGTTAGATGTGAACTAAAACCTGTTTTATAAAGCTGTAGTTGAATTGATAAATCTGTGAATCTGATTGGTTATTACTATCTCTGTAGGTGTAATCTGGCCAGTGTCATTCTGCAGCTGCTCGCTCTGGGTGTTCCTGACGTCCTCAACTTTGACTTCATGTCTAAACCGTCACCAGGTGAGACCGACAACAGATTATTAAAGCTACTGTATTTGTTATGCCTGTTTAATATACTGGTTTAGTTGATAATACGGCCAGCTTTCATATGCTGTAAACTTGTATGATGTGTGTAGAGTCGCTGCGGATGGCCGTGGAGCAGCTCTGTATCCTC
Protein-coding regions in this window:
- the LOC141335511 gene encoding ATP-dependent RNA helicase DHX33-like; the protein is MPHDPDPPPAKRFKPGSPFFRLDKKPGMLLPRAGHAPVSVDAQRKQLPIYQTRTQVINQLRQLQNAVFIGETGSGKTTQIPQYLYEAGIGRQGIIAITQPRRVAAISLAGRVAEEKKVQLGKLVGYTVRFEDVTSSETKLKFMTDGMLLREAIGDPLLLRYTVVILDEAHERTVHTDVLFGVVKAAQRKRVEQNKIHLKVVVMSATMDVDLFSQYFNKSPVLYLEGRQHPIQIYYTKQTQTDYLQAALVSIFQIHQEAPPSHDILVFMTGQEEIEALARTCRDISKHLPETCVPMTVVPLYASLPPVQQLRVFHPAPKGSRKVVISTNIAETSITISGIKYVIDTGMVKAKRYNPDSGLEVLAVQRVSKAQAWQRAGRAGREDAGSCYRLYTEEEFDNFTNMTVPEIQRCNLASVILQLLALGVPDVLNFDFMSKPSPESLRMAVEQLCILGAVDRKDDQVSLTPLGKKMACFPLEPRFSKTLLISPDFSCTEEVLTIISLLSVDSVLYNPPARRDDVFAVRKKFISSEGDYMTLLNIYRAFKKVSGNKDWCRENFVNSRNMGLVLEVRAQLRDICIKMNMKIQSSLSDLANVRRCLAHGLFMSAAELQPDGSYVALDTHQPVAIHPSSVLFQAKPACVVFNELLHTSRCYMRDLCLVDAEWLQEAAPEYFRRKLRATKS